The genomic region TCCCTGATTGTCCCTCAACTGAAAAGAATCATATATGGATGAAAGTGGTCAATAACAATATTTTCTATATGGAAAACGATTCCCAGTCGGTTGAAAACTCGCTAGATTTTTTAGTTTAACTTAGTGACAGCATTAGACTGTGCTGAAAGAGATTAGAAAACCAAAATTTTAAATATGGAGAACATTTCAATAAATTTATGCTAGAAGTTTCCTGATAAAACTTGACATCTTCAAAATCATTGTTTCGAAATCATGCATGTAACTCATTTTCTATACAGGTTACTGAAGCATTGTGTATCTTGGAAATGTGTATCAATATAGCTAGATATATGTGCTCTGGTTTATGCTTTTATTGCAATTCATTTTGTTTGTGGTCTAATTGTACAACAAATGAAGGTTTTTTTGTAATTCCAGTTTGATAGCATCATTATGTCCAGTCTCTTTATGTGTTTGGTTTGCCAATTGCTTTGTTGTTCTGCGTGTCTCACAATAAATAGATTCATAGATTCAATCTTTGAAGCAGCAATTGTGCTAAATAATTTATTGCTTTGTTGTTCTGCTTTGTTTTTCTTTCTGCTGGATAGGGCGCCCGAAGGGGCGCCGCCTGATCTAGTACAAGCTACAATGTAGCTTCACCCCTGGGCCCAAGGGCATTATCTCTGTCCCCTATGATCGTTTAGCCACGGTGGCAATTGAAAAGCTGCACACCATCATGGAGTATGGCTCTAAGTTAGAGCCACTAGTAGGGGGCCCTACCATGGGGGTCTTGAAGTTGCAACCAGTCACACCCTCTAGGGGCTCAATGGCCCTCAAACCTTCTCAGACTTGCCCCATGAACTTTGAAGGTGGTTTGCGACAATTGGTGCTCGACTTTGTTCCCACCAAAGTCATGCAAATTTGTGGAAAAGTCTCCCAAACGACCCGCATTATTAGTAGGAATATAATAGCAAAAATAAGAACTCTTGCTTGCCATCTTCCTCTCTAGTAGGCTCAATGTTGAAGTGTTCACCTAGGAACCCCTGTGACATGCCTGGGGCCACTCCCCTAGATTATTAGCTTAGGATAATAGATATAGAATTGACTCTAGATTGCAAAACTCTTTGCAATAGGTTGGGTAGGTAGGGCACGCGAAAAATACCTAGGGTGCACACGTACTATATAGTGATGTTCAAATAGAGCCCCCTAACGTTAAGTTTATTTTAGAGCCCACAAGGCAAAAAAAAAACTAGACTGTTTCTGAACGTGATTCATCGCGGTTGGAATTTAGTAACAGTTAGCATGCATGGTGCATGCTTTCCAAACAGTTTGTGAACTGAATTCGATGGTAATTGGGGAGGGGCGgtggcgtgcgtgcgtgcgtacaATGAACGAGCACACGCGCATCCATCGTCATCATCAGCTACATGCGTGCGCCCATACCCTGCCCTCCGCCGAAACCGAGGCGGACGGTCTGAACCAGTCGGGAGCTCGAGAGAGGAAGCACGCGCGGCGCGGCGCGACTGATCGATTCCCCATTCCCGCACGTATTTCCATGCGCGGGCGGGCATCCCCTTGCTTGCTTCACGTACGGACGCAACGCGCACTGTGTGTCCAGCTCCAGCATGCAGCTAGCGGCCGTGGGCGCGGCGCGATGGCGGCCGGCCGGCCCTCCTCTCGCCGTATCCCGCCCGGCCCGGCAGGGAAGAAGCTAGCAGATCGTGCAGTGTGCTGGCCGATCAACCGGCCGGCGCTCTAATCTCCAGGCCACCTGCTCCATCCGCCAGCTAGAGCGATGCAATGCAAGTACTGACGACCAAGTTACACTGCTTGCTTGCTAGCACGTTCTTGCTGGCGAGCATGCCTGCAGGCAATGCAGCAGCCTCTCACTACTCGATAGTCAGGATGACTACGTACTGTCGCAGAAAGACGGGAAACAGAGGAGTAGGTTGGAAATATAAGTCTGCACTTCACCGGTGCCAGCTTGACCACCATGCATCACCTAGCTAGTAGAAGCTGGTATAAACCCATACTACACTACTACACCTCTAGAGGTCACCGAGGTAATTGGCGCGCGCGCGCTGGTACACCACCGTAGACCGTAGTACGTGCTGATCGATGACGACGCTGCCGCAGGGCCAAATCAAGACGTTCGTCCGGATGCTGCTGGCTGCCGCCGTACGTGCTGATCGATGACGACGCTTGAAAGTCCACAGCAGGCAGGATGTTTCAGTACTACCACTGCTTCAAAGGCCGGGAAAAAAAATCATTGGAGGACCCTTTAAGCGAGCATGCATGCAGCAAAAGGCGAAAGAGACAAGACAATTCCATTCCagcaatgcaatgcaatgcaaagcAAGCATGCATCGATGATCGATCGACCGACGACGAAAGTTTGCATGCAACGACACACATACGTAGAGATCCCACAAAAAGCTTCCCGTCCCATCGATCGAAGACAGCACCAAGAATGATCAAATACCGGAACAAAGGGAACTATCAAGCAACAGAGTTCAGATGCCGTCAGAGGCTCAGAGCAATGTAAAGGCGCGCGGCGCGGGACCTTCAATTCAACAGTAGCCATGCACGCATGATGCATGCATCCTGCTACCAAGAGATAAATCATTGAATCATGGGACAAGCAAGCTGCTGCAATACTATATAGCATGCAGCAGGCAAGCTAGCAGACAATGAAGCACACGTCCCCGCCACCGGCCGACCCCATGCATGCATGGCAAGAGAGGACCACCTGGTTATGGTAGTGTAGCCAGTCAGTCAGACTCAGACAGTGTCTCTCACATCACACACATACCGTTCCCTGAAAACCATGCATGCATGCCaggtttcctatactgcctccttcAAGAACCCAGAAACAGTGACATACATATGCAGAGAGACATACTGGCCCGCCTAAGAAATACCCCGCCTAAGAAATATCGGTGAAAATAAATTCACAACCGACACTGTAGAGCTTCTGTGTATTAGTGTTAATTTTCAAATCAAACACCCTATTAAGGTTCTAAACTAACCCTAACATTTAGCAAAAAAAAACTACAAAACTCCAAAACCACATGGTTAGGGGTTGGTCTAGCTCGACTGAAAATTAAATAGACCCACGTTGTTTTCTTAACGAGCCAGGCTATGAGCCATCGTTTCCTACGAATCTGTAAGGTTGCCAAATATACAGTGTTAAACTTCAATAGACTACAGTATACTGGTTTATTATTATGTTTGCCCTGCTCTCCACGGTGTAAGCTAAGGCATTGGAACGTGTTGAATTGGCATCTTAAAATTATACTTCTGTATATATATAGGAATGCACAGAAGAATAATGTCTAATTAAATAGACCACTAATCCTCTCCATTACCCTTCTCCCAAACATACCCCTCCCAAATATACCTCTAAGGACTTGTTTGGGAGCAAGTGGAATGAAGAGAATTGAGGGTGCTAAAATCCCTcactatttaaaattgaatagtgGGGTATTCTAGCTCCTTCAATCCTCCTCATTACACTTACTTCCAAACAAGCCCTAATATTATCTCCAAAATATCTTAAATCAGTGTCGTATCTTTAAATATAGAGCTCAACTCATAAAAATATCTCCAACAGTGTTCTATTTTACATATTTTTATCGAAAAATATATGACATATTATGAAGTAACACAAATATACTACACCCCACACTAGTGCCATATCCTTATTTTCTACATTATTGTTCTTAACATTTTCTTTCCTAGTAATGGAATTTACTTCCTAAATACATGATTTAGGCTTAACTGTTGAAGTGCAATTTGTTTTTAGTATCCTAAACACTTTAAATGAGGTGATATTTTAATTTTAGGGACACTATATTGGGCCATCTTGTTGGAGAAGCTCTAAGGTGTTGCATTTCTGCTACCCATTGCCTAGCTAGCTTCGCCCTTGCTTAATTAGACGCATGGATAGTTTAAACTTTCTTTGGAATGGAGGAAAAACAAATGAATTTTAGAGCATATCCAACAAGAGGCCCTAAAATAGAGCCCTAAAAATTAAAACAGAACCACATTTAAAATATTTAGGGCCTAAAAAATCTTCACTCCAACTGTACCGTTAGGCCTTAAATAATAATATTTAGAAAATAAATCATGTTATTTGGAAACAATTAATTGTATATTAAGAGGAAACAATGATGGGCTCTAATGTACGGGGTACTATATTTTCTACCTGAGAGATTGAGCCCTATAATCGTTTGATGATTTTTTATGAAACATGGCGACTGTTGGAGGTCGTTTTATGGTCCCAAGCCCTATATTTTAAAATACAACCTTGTTTAGGGTCTCTCTTGAAGATAGATGATTCAATTTCTATGGAATTTTTTTATGAGAGCCTTTAGAATAAAGGATTGAATCCTATCCATTTCTTTAAAATTTATATGGAATGACATTCTCCATATAGCAATTTCAGAGGAAAATAAATATGAAGTCTAACCTCACTTATATTTTCTTTCCGTTGTGTCTTGCATTCCTACGTTTTTTTTTCTTGCGCATGATCTAAACATATGTTTTGTGACTTTTCTGTATTATAAATTAATGTAGGATTCCAATAGATAAACATCATAATCATGTGTTTTTCCTATTTCTGCATTTTAAGAATCTTGTGTTTCAAAGGAGCCCTAACTAGGGACAGAGGCAGCGCCTCCTACCACTGTCGAGTCTATGGAACCCTCACTTAGAGCCTCCCTAAATTTTGAAGTGCACACATATAATATCAAAGTGCTTCTATAATAAAGTGGTTTAGTTCGGTTATTCCTAACGAGATCATCGGCGTACATTCAACAGGTACGTCTTGGGTAGCAGTAGAACACTCAAAACGAAATAGACAGTGCGGCTGCAATTCTTTATAGCGATTTCGAGTAGACATCGTTTTCGCATAGAGGCATGCATACATTAACCGCTGCACGGGCATTCGGGCATATGTGCACAGGTCGACACCGTATTATTAGGGCATGCAGCAGAGATACACTAAAACGGTTCTTGTCATGATCATAAGAGACAGCTAATAAACTCTGGCTAGCTTGGGTACTTGGATGCATGACGCCTCGGCTGTTGTCAGTTGTCACGTACTCGATCCGGTCCCCGCCCCCGTTCCGGCCGCCTCGTCTCGTCTCTCGCCTTAAAACCACACCACACCCCGGTCACACACCCAGTTCATGCGCGCATTTCTGCTCAGTGCTCACTGCTGGGCATCAGTGCACAGCGCGACAGAAATCCAAGCGCCTGTCGTCCAATTAATTACTGCGACGTGACCCTCGTCGtgctgtcgttgtcatggccgcaCCGCATGACATGCACGGCGTCGACTCGTTCGCGCAGCTGCCCTTCATCCGCGGCGCGGCGCGTGCCGCGGCAACGAAGACGAAGACGCCCGCGGCGAGCAGGGACGACGCCGCCACCAGCATCCGCCTCTTCGGCCGGGACTTCCCCAACAACGACCAGCAGGCGGCCCAGCTGCTGCTGCTCAAGGTCAAGGAGGACGCCGGGGCCGCAGCGGCCGCCGAGGGCGGCGGCGAGACGGCGGCCGGGGAGAGGAAGTTCGAGTGCCACTACTGCTGCCGCAACTTCCCAACGTCCCAGGCGCTGGGCGGGCACCAGAACGCGCACAAGCGGGAGCGGCAGCACGCGCGGAGGGCGCACCTCGAGGCTTCCTTCGCCGCGCACTGCGGCGCCTACCTCCCCGGGCCGCACCTCTACGGCCTCTTCGGCTACGGCGGCGGCCACACGCCGCACTATCCGCCGGCCGCCGTGTGGCCAGGCGCCGTGCCGCCGGGGATGTACGGCGGCGTGGGGCCCGTGGCGCGGCCTCCCGTGTACGGCGGCGTGGCCGTGCCGGGGATGTGGAGGTCGTCGCCACCTGGGAGTGGCGCTTTTGTCGTGGCTGGTCGACCCGACGGGTCCGATCCCGCGGGGTACGGAGAGATGGTTGGTATAGACGACAAGGTGGCGATGAGCGTGGTGACGTCAGTGCCCGCGTTGCCGTCATCGTGTTTGTCGGGCCAGCCTGCGGAGATGATAGGGAGACCTGAGTTGGGACACAAGGATGGAGTCATAAGCTTGGACCTCTGCTTGTAATTCATATCTCCTGCTTGTTTAGATCGCTTCGATGCATTTTTGCTTTTtttcacccttttctttccctttGGCTTGTTTCGAGAGGTGTTTAAGCATGTTTCTCCAACTCAATTGCGAGAGACATTTTCATTAGCACTGTCGAATGATATGTATTCAGTTTGGCTTGTGATATTTCGTCTAAATTATCTATAACGTTGCAATGTTTTGTTTGTTTTTATTTTTTCTGTGTTTTAGTTGTTTTAGTAGTAGGCCTCCTTTttgaacaaaaggaaaaaaatgAACTCCTATGAGCCGCATACATATGATTGGACGGATCTCCAAAACTGTCTTGAAATTCCTATGCAACAATTTGCTACATATCATAGGACATACGGATGACTTATGTTGTCTAACAACATCAGGGTATACAAATCACAATAGAGAGAGTTAGGAGGAAGCATCGTACAAGTCGATGATCGTGTTAAACGTGAGCATGAGTGAGAGTCAGCATGAGAATAATTAGATAGGTTCGGGTCATAATGTGTGTGATATTCTAAGTCCTCTTACTACTCATGGGTCGATAAACAAAATATTACAAACTCAAACACTAGTGAGTATCAAGATCTTCTACCTCCTCGCCTATGACGGTGGTGGAAGATCTAGTCTAATGGTCCTAACCCCCCTTTATGCCTACCTGATATAGTAGCTATGGTAAGGATATCTCCAGCAGCTCTCCTATTCCACATATatactatttcaaacttcactatgTAAACAGTGTTCTCTACATTGCAAAAATCGTGTTTTGCATGGCCATATGCACGATCGGCTGGAGACAGTACCTCTAACTAGAACTAAATAGTTCGGATCATACCCTAGGTAAAGAAAAGGAATCCTAGAGTTAGGGTCCCCTTAAATATTGTTCATaccgtcccttttatagtccaagaGAGGGGAGAGGTTACGCAAACCTTAGATCCCACTGGCTAAGACATAACTATCATGTTCTTCTCTTATTCTTTAAGTCATACCGGGGTTCATCCCTTGGTCGTGGAGCAGTGTCAGAGATATCCTTCCTAAGGTAGTTGCCATACCTATCGTAGGGGCAGGATGACAGGTTGTGTCTACAGATGTTGGGGCATGTATTTTTTGGTACGATGTAGCTAGTAGTCGGTATAGACTTTTGTACTTGATTGGATTTTATGATTGAAAGGTTATAtgttggttttggtgtttgatgaccaacATGACATTGTGATCTAACTAGTTTGGTAAGTATATAGTTACTGGTTCATAAGAATCAAATTAAAGTATTCAAAGCAACTATAAGCTCAAATCAAGGCTTGGAAGGGCATATTTTGGATAAGGTGAACTATGAGTAGTTCATAAGTTTCGATGAGCTCTAAATGCCCTTAGAAACATATTTGAGCACCTTAGAAGGATTAACAGATTAGGTTTTGGAAAAGGTGCATTTGGAGCTAAGTTTGTGCCAAAACTGGTCGGGGAAATGATCCCTCGTCCCTGGGGCCCACCGGTCAGAGAGCGCTCTAAGGGAAAGCCCCTGGTCGCTGCGGCCTGTTGGTCAGCTGGAAGAGGTGGATAACTCTGCCCTAAA from Zea mays cultivar B73 chromosome 6, Zm-B73-REFERENCE-NAM-5.0, whole genome shotgun sequence harbors:
- the LOC103629882 gene encoding zinc finger protein 8, with product MAAPHDMHGVDSFAQLPFIRGAARAAATKTKTPAASRDDAATSIRLFGRDFPNNDQQAAQLLLLKVKEDAGAAAAAEGGGETAAGERKFECHYCCRNFPTSQALGGHQNAHKRERQHARRAHLEASFAAHCGAYLPGPHLYGLFGYGGGHTPHYPPAAVWPGAVPPGMYGGVGPVARPPVYGGVAVPGMWRSSPPGSGAFVVAGRPDGSDPAGYGEMVGIDDKVAMSVVTSVPALPSSCLSGQPAEMIGRPELGHKDGVISLDLCL